TGCCCGTGGTCAGGTAGACGAAGGCGCGGAGCGGCGTCGCGGTGGCGTGGGCCGGGATCTCCTTGTGCGCCTCCCAGAAGAAGCCGTCGACCGAGCGGTTGTTGCCGTACCAGTAGCGCGCCAGACGCAGGTACGCCTTGTAGTCCCGGCGGAGGGCCTCGTCGTACTCGGCCGAGACCGCCGCCTCGTCCTCGCCGCCCACCGCCTTCAGCACCGACAGCGCAGCGTGGAAGCCGCTCTGCACGGCCGAGGCGACGCCCCCCGAGAGGATCGGGTCGACGAAGCAGGCCGCGTCGCCGACCAGCCACCACCCCGGGCCGGCCATCTGGCTGCTTGTGTAGGACCAGTCTCGCGCGTGTCGGGCGCCGCCCTCGACCCGCGTGGCCCCCTCGATCGGGAAGCCCGCGTCCGCCGCGACCTCCAGCAGCTCCGCCTCGGACATGGCGCGGCGCAGGTCGTGCACCAGGCCGACGCTCGTGCGCGTGGGGCTGATGGGGATGAACCAGGCCCAGCCGTGAGGGACGGTGACCACCCATTGCACGTGCCGGCCGAGCGGTCCGGGGAAGCCGCCCGCGCCGTCGAGGTAGCAGTAGGACGCGGTGAAGCGCAGGTCCTGCACGGCGCGGCGCACCCCGAGGGCCCGGCCGAGCAGGCAGCGCTGCCCCGACGCGTCGATCACGTGCTCCGCTCGCAGCGCGCCGCCGCCCTCGAGCGCGACGCCGACCACCCGCCCCTCCTCGATGATCGGCTCCGTCGCCGCCGTCT
The Sandaracinaceae bacterium genome window above contains:
- a CDS encoding NAD(P)/FAD-dependent oxidoreductase; protein product: MSTERAIVIGGGPGGACAAGLLAAHGVPVTLLERQRFPRHHVGESLQPATFELLERHLGLGGELAAAGFARKYGAVYVWGESREPWSILFDSRLEEGVGDLSESELLAGDYEHAWQVDRARFDDILLRRAAALGAEVRGETAATEPIIEEGRVVGVALEGGGALRAEHVIDASGQRCLLGRALGVRRAVQDLRFTASYCYLDGAGGFPGPLGRHVQWVVTVPHGWAWFIPISPTRTSVGLVHDLRRAMSEAELLEVAADAGFPIEGATRVEGGARHARDWSYTSSQMAGPGWWLVGDAACFVDPILSGGVASAVQSGFHAALSVLKAVGGEDEAAVSAEYDEALRRDYKAYLRLARYWYGNNRSVDGFFWEAHKEIPAHATATPLRAFVYLTTGKYAAERHARVFDAWQEKKMFENMGVDREALRAARERKSGRR